CAGCTCGGGTTCTCGCCGACACACCGGATGACGCGGGACATTGGGAAGAATTGGCCGATATTATCCTGATTATCCCATTGTTCAACGAGATCCGTCGTCGGTGCTAGCACGATGACGACACTATCCGGTGCTGCGATATCACGTGCCGCGAACAGAGAGGTCCACGTCTTCCCTGCGCCAGTGGCGTGCTCCAGTAGAATTCGGTTCCTGTTCTCTTTGAACCGCTCGATTGCGCGCTGCTGATATGGGTATGGATTGGGAAGTTCCGCTCCGCCGTCATCGTCTTCCTGGAGCTCCTCGTTGATCTGGGCCACGACCACTTCCCAGTCCGGTTCCGTATCGGGCTTGAACTGCAGCAGGTCCCGTTCGATCGCCTCCGGCAGTTTCATCACTATGGAGTCCAGTGCATCGTCAAACCACAACTGCTCAAACTCCTCGCGGTGGCTCGAAACCCGTCGCTGTTCATCCCATTTCTCCTCCGTGTTTGATACCCAGCTCCGGTTGACGCTGATCGACTCGCGGTTCCGTCGGAGAGCTTTGAATGATTCGTTCGGCGAGCCGACAATCGAGATGCTGTCACCCTGAGTATCCGTAAAAATCGCCAGCTTCTGGTGCCACGCACCGTATTCGTTGCCACGGACATTCCCTTCCTCATCACGGACTGCACCGAGCTTAAAATCCAGATGTCCTTCGGCAACCAGCCACGCCAATGCCTCTGAGACAGCCTCCGAGTATCCGTCCCTGATCGCATCCCAGTTAATTATGTCAATCAGGACGTCATCGGCCTGCCCGCGCTCAATCGCGTCGGTATCCTCCTCAAACAACTCGACACCGGTTATAATCCTCATCACGCCGTCGTTCTTGACGAAGGTCTCCAGCCCCTCCGCAAAAATTGAGAGTACTGCAGAGCTGAAATCGCCCGTAATTCGGTCGTACTGGATACTATTCTCCAGTGCTGGGATAAAGACATCCCGTAAATGGTCATGGTGTCCTGGGTAATATCCTTTCCACGATCGATCTCGGATCCCCATCTAATCGGGCTTATATTCTACATGAAAGACCTTAATCCGTTCCCCGCCGAGGAAGGTCTAACGTCTGCTGTCCGGGACTAATCACCTCGATTACTTTTTCATCAAGTTCCTGCATCTCTGCGTCGACGTTCCTGTCGTTATCCCGGGACGCCTCACACACCTCCCGAAACTTCCGGGACAATGCCGTCGCCTCTCCCGTGGACAGGTCGTCAGGGTCGACAATGGGGAGGTCCTTCAGCTCGTTCGGCTCAATCTTGTGCAGTCCACGGGAGTAAGTGCGGCCACTCCGTTTGGCGATAGCGTTCGCTACACTGCTGTTCAGATAGGCGAGCAGTGCTTCAACCTCCGTATCCTCATATCCGTCGAGGAAGACGTTGTGCAGATTGTTGAGACTGACTACACCCGCCTTGTTGTGGATGAATTGGAAGCCGTCTTTGCTCATGTAGGTGACGAGGATGGATGCCGCGTCCCGTTGATCGACGACGTACCATGGCGTCCGGTTTTGCGCGAGATAGCTGTTGGCGGCTCCGTTCTCTTCACCGTGTTCCAGGTATGCCTGTAACTCCGGGTCGTCAATGTCGGTGATTGGTTCGCCGTCCTCGTCATAACAGTAGAGCAACCACGCTTCATCCCCGTCGCGCAGCCACTGCTTCCAGTTCTCGTGTTCTCGGAGGTCATAATCTGATACGCCCTTCGTTCGCCGAATCAAGGGGACGAGATACTCCTCGTTAAGCCCCCATTCGTCGACTTCGGCCTGTGTCAGACAGAAGTAGTCATTTTTTCCGGTTGCGATACCACGCTTGATATCAGCGATCTCCCGGAACGGCTTCAGGCCGGGAATGGCGTCAACTGATTCTGGATCGATGTACTCGGTCCAGTTGAACTCGGGCATGAGTTCGCGTTGCGCTACCTGATTCACAAACCCATACGACATTTTGCCCTGCACATCGCCACCCACTGCCTCAAATAGTGGTTCTGCTCCTGGCCACTTGTCAGCTCGCACGAACGTAGTCGCGCAGTTACTCTCCTCGTCTACGTTTTTCTCCAGAAACGTGATGCACGGATCAGTATCGACATTCTCGAATACTGGAATATCACCGTCCAGCAGGATCATCCCGTGGATGTCGAAATGATCGAGTAGGAATGTTCGGAGAGTAATGCCGTAGTTCGTTTCCAGGAACCGGGCAGGGGTGATGAACGCCATACGGCCACCGGCGTTCAGGAATTGTGCCGCATGGACGAAGAAGTAGTGATACATCGGTGCTTTCTGCGAGATCTCCATCCCAGCCTCGTCTTCCGCGATACGGTTGATGCGATTCTTCTTCTCACGACTCAGCTCGTGACTTCGGGAATACGGCGGATTGGAGACAACAGCGTCCATTTTCGGGGGGACGTGGGGGTTCTGCTGGTCGGGCCGTTGTGGTTGGCCTTCGGTGCTTGTCTCCATGAAGTCGTCCTGGATGAAGTTTGGTGATCCTTCCCCGTTGGTGAGTTTCAGCGCAGTCGACGACATCACGGTCGCCAACTCACTCAGATCTACTCCCCACATTTCATCGACATGAGCGTCTCCCTCGGCGGTGTGTTTTGCGTCGTACATCGCTGCGGTCAACACGCCTGCCCCGATTCCGGGATCAAGAACCTGGTCACCACCCCGCTGGACGGCCCAGTCTGCCATGAATTCGGCAATATACATCGGAGTCCGAAACTGGCCGAGTCGGCGTCGTGCCTCCTGTGGCACCAATGATTCAAAGATACGCCCTACTTCGTCAATGGAGGCCTCACGGTTAATGAGGTGGTGTCGTGCCTCAAGTAGTGGGGCAAACACAGATTCGCCGACGGGTTCGATGAGGCAGTCGAGAACATTCTCCTTAAACGCCTGATCCTGAGTTTCGGCATGTGCATGTGTCAGGCATGAATAAAGATCTGTATTACTGGAAAGTGGCTGAAGGTCCTTTCCGGCATCACGGTAGAGTTTGTAAAGTGTGATTTTGAGCAAACAGTTGAAGCAAGCCAACTGACAAACAGTCCCCTCGGGATCGGTGACGCGTGTGAGACCATGGGATTCCATCCATTCTGATAATTTGTGAGAAAATTGGGGATCAGAATTGACATCGATATTTTTATCAATATTCTCAGCAACATCCCTGATGGCAGATATTAAAGTTGTTTCCTTGCTCATGAGTAGACTTGAAAGGATCCTTGTTGGATAGTACTGTTATGAACCACCCATATTAAGATAGTGTTGATAAAGACAGCCATCTCCCCTCCAATCACTTGAACAACCTGCTTCCGCGACCGTTCAGGGATCGTCTCAACCTGCTCGTGGATCAGATTACTGAATCCGATATCACCTCCAACCGCGCCGTGAATAAAACTACGTCGGGACGCCAGCTCGTGAATTGGCGTACTCAATCCACCGAGGTCGGCATAGCTTACCCCATCGCATGCATGATCAAACCAACGGTCCCTCCAACCCAACTGGGATCACCATCCCGAATAGGCTGTAATCCCCGGCGCCGACGCTTGATCCGCTCTCAACTATCACTACGACACGACGGTGAACGACGCAAGGTGGGCGATACTCTCATCCTATTCATCGGAGACCCGCCCCAAACTCCCATGAGAGGTATGAAACGTCGTTCTTCGAAATACAATCCACGACACTGCCTGCCAAATCCGTCTGATCGGGTGGGACCTGTCACGCGGTACGTTCAAAAACCGTCCAGATATCGACGACGCTGCTCCATTTTTTCTCGTTCAGTCCGCCGATCGTAGTGTTTGTCGATCACTCTCTGGGTGACGTTTGCTCGATCGCTGACAGCCTTCTCTGGTATTTCCTTGTGAAGATAATGGGTGATGCTTCCACGACGAATCGCGTGTGGACTCACACTCGATGGACAGCTCGACGCATGATCACGATCTGTCGCCGGACACTCCGCTGGATCACGGTTATGCGGGCACGGTATGCCATATGTACAGGGTCTCGTCCACTGATAGACGTAGTCTCGAAGAACCGACTTGCTCACCCGTCCATAATGCGTAGCGAGCAGTGGCTGTCGTCCATGATCGTCACAGACGGACGGCCGTCGGTCAGCAATCCAATCGTCTAGTAATTCACAGATCTGATCGGAGAGTGCAACCATCCGTTCGCCTCGTTCCTTGTTCTTAATCGGTGTTCCCGTTTTTGGGCGATGACTGACCACAACGTACCGATCGTCGGAGTGATAGTCGTCGACATCGAGCGCGTGGACCGCACCGATGCGCATCATCGTGTGCCACATCAGCGCAATACTCACATGCGCAAGCGTTGCGTATTCGTACTTTTCTAGATACGTCAGAATGCTCTCTGCGTGTTCGGCATCCAACATCACGTCGCGTGTGTTCTCCGTCGGTGCAAGCGTCGGTGACTGCACTTTGGTACTTAAATCCCGTTCAACTCCTTCGATCGATTCTAACCATCGAATGAAGACGCGGAGCGTATCCATCTGGGTTTTCTCCGAGACTGGCCGTAGATCTCCCTCGTTGCGTCGCCACAATCGATACAGATGGAGCTGTCGGCCGCTCAGGTCGTTGAGGTTTTCGATGTCTTCCTGATCGCACCAACGGAGGAAATGGCCAAGACGGGAGCTGTGCGAATAGAGCGTCGCCTGCGACAACTCCGCTTGTCGGTCTGCGAGGTAGAAGTCGAGCGCAGTTTCCGGGTCGATCGGTTTGAGACTCATGAGTACCTATCCAGCGACCACAGACAGCACCCACCGATTCAGAATGCCCGATATCGTACGAGTCACAGCCACCAAGGGAATCCATTCGTCGCCCGAACGAGCGCCCTCAGCGCCCGTTCGTTTTCCGAACGATTCGAATCCAAGGGACGGCAGTGTGGTGTATATAACGCTACCGTCGTTTGCAGCTGAGAGTTCGTTCGGTTTCGGGTCGATTCCAACAGAGGTCGGTGCTGTCATGCGGTTCGCTACATCCAACTCTGGGGGCAACCCACTTCATCAATCGCTCACTGAGCCTGTTGGCTCTGCGATTAATATATGGCCACAGTGACGACGCGCGTTATTACTCATGAGCGATAGCGGCGACCACCACGCGGTCACGGAGGAGACAACTGACGCTTTAGGAGGCAGACTTTTGTATATACACGACTATACACAATTGAGAACCCATGAGCACCGATCGAAAAGAGGAGATGATCACCGTTCGACTCGACAGCTCGCTCAAAGCAAAGATGGACGAGCGTGAGGAGATCAACTGGAGTGGCGTCGCGCGCAAGGCTATCCGAACCACCATCGAGGATCTGGAAACGATGGACGATATTGCGGCGAGTAATCAGCTGACTGAGCGAGAGGCACACGAGATCGCCGAAAGTATCACTGACTCTGCCAACAGGCGAGCACGGGACGCTAGTGACGAGGACGATCACTCGAAAAACAGCGGCACGGTCGCCACACAATGACGCTGGTACCCACAGGGACCGTTCCAACGCACCCTCTGAGAGTGGTTTCTGACGGAGACGCGGCAGCAGACGAATCGAATTGATGAACGACGAGCACGTTTCGTACCCGGCGAGGATCGTTATCGATGCAAACACACTCATTTCGGCGACGTTGACGCCCGGGATCACCCGAGAGATGCTCCTCACAACCGAGGATGAACTCTACTCACCCGCGTTCATTCGTGACGAACTGGACAAGCATCGTGCCGTGCTCAGGGATAAGTCCGGCCTTGCAGACGCAGACCTTGACGCACTCCTCGACACGCTTTTCACGCCGATCGAGACCCTTCCGGAGGATCGTACAACCCGGTATCACAAGCAAGCAGAGCAAGCAATGAACGAGATCGATGTCAAGGACGCTCTATGTCGCTGCCGCGCTCGAACTCGACGCAGCAATCTGGAGTAATGACCCCGATCTCCACGAACAGACGCTGACGCCAGCTCTCACAACAGAGGCAATGGTCGCACGAGTCCGGCAGGAACAACGAGAGACCGGTGATGCGTTCGATCAAGAAGTGTGACGCATCCTCTTTTTCGTTTGCACGAGGGGCACGGTGCTGTCTATCCGTCCAATCCTATCTCTTCTGCTGTGGCTTTGCCTGTAATGAATGATTCACCGAGCGCTGTAAGGCGGTAGTTCGAGGCATCCACTCGTTGCAGAAGTTCGGCGTCTGTGATGTAGCAAAAGCACGACAAGCTACGCTTCCAACTCCACTGATATTTTATAAGAGTCGGATAGTACCTATGCCTAAAATGTAATCATAAATATTTTTTATTCTCCTAAACAATACTAATATAGATAAAATAATTTATAATATTTGGGTTGTATTTGTTTTTGTCTGTCGGCTACTCGACTGTCCTACTCGCATCGGGGGGTGGTCGTGTCCGACGATGGAGTGCAACGACAATGACTGACGACAGCTCACGCGGATCGAGAGACGCACCGACCAACAACCGACTCCGGCGGAGGCACTTTCTGCAGACCGCAGGGGTTACTCTCGGGGGCATATGGGCCGCTTCGACGGCGAGTGCTGCGGTCGATTCGAAGCAGGTGCACACACAAGCGTTCGACGGCAATGAATGGACGCTCAGTTGGCGTGAGGAGTTCGATACTGGGTCTATCGACCAAGGTGTCTGGAACTTCGAGACCGGCAACAACGACGGCTGGGGGAACAACGAACTCCAGTACTACCAACGTGAGAACGCGTGGATCGAGAACGATCAACTCGTCATCGAGGCCCGCGAACAAGGGGTCGATGGGTATGAGTACACTTCTGCGCGCATGACCACTGCAGGTAAGTACGAAAAGCAGTACGGGCGCGTAGACGTGCGTGCTCGTCTCCCACAGGGGCAAGGAATATGGCCTGCGATCTGGATGCTCGGTGCCGATATTGGGTCGGTTGGATGGCCAAACTGCGGCGAAATCGATATCATGGAACTCATTGGGAGCGATGTCGACACTGTCCACGGTACTATCCACGGTCCCAGTTACTCCGGCGGCAACAGCATCGGTGGCAGCTACACCAACGGTTCGTTCGCCGACGCATATCACGTCTTCCAGCTCACATGGTATCCCGACGCGATCAAGTTCTTCGTCGACGGCCAGCACTACTTTACGGTCACTCTCTATGATGTGCAGGATTCGGGATACGAATGGGTGTTCGACAACGGATCATTTTTCCTCATCTTGAACGTCGCTGTCGGCGGCGACTGGCCCGGCTATCCCGATGCCAGTACGTCGTTCCCCCAGCGCATGGAGGTCGATTACATCCGGGTTTACGATTGGGTGTAGCCTGACGGCTCCGTGACGGAACCGTTTTCTCACGACACATCGGACACTGGTGGCTCTTGCTCTCGCATTTCGGTGTGAATGGTTTTAGTGATGAGATCGACTGCGCTGTGGTTGAGTCCTTCAGGAATGATAACGTCGGCGTGCTCTTTTGTCGGTTCGACGTGTCGCTCGTGCATCGGTTTAACCGTCGTGAGATACTGATTCATGACGCCTTCGAGGGTGCGATCGCGTTCGATGACGTCGCGTCGAATTCGGCGAAGGATGCGAACGTCGGCGTCGGTTTGGACGTAGATACACAGATCATACAGTTCGCGCAGGCGCTCTTCGAACAGCGAGAGAATGCCCTCCACGATCAGGATCTCGGTCGGCTCGACCCGAACACGTTCGTCCGTGCGGTTGTGAACGGTGAAATCGTACTGTGGCATCTCGATAGGGGTACCGTCGAGGAGCGTCTCGATCTGTTCAGCCAGTAGTTCCCACTCGAACGCCGAGGGATGATCGTAGTTCACCTGATCGCGTTCCTCAACCGGGAGATGGGAGTGATCCTGATAGTAGTTATCGAGCGGGAGGATCGATACCGCTTCACCGACCGTTTCACCGACCTCGCGCGCGACAGCTGTCTTTCCTGCACCCGTCCCACCCGCGATTCCGATCACGAACGAGGGAGCTGTCATTGGCTTTGTTGAGAACCCAACTCGTTTAAACTGCTCTATCGATCCGTCTTCCTTTGTGTGAACAGCACACACCGATTGAGCGTGTTCACGCCGATTAGTCGGTCGCGACGACTGCTTTTCAGTAGAGTTATGTCCTGTTCGGAAACGACACACACCTGTGTGGCCGAATCTTCGCTCCGAGGATGATCGCGTTTCTCGCAGAACGGTCCTCTCCGCAATCGGTGCGGGGCTGTTCGCAAGCAGTGCTGGCTGTGTCCATCCACTTCCCCCTCCACAAGGGGTACTCATACAAAAAGGAATCTTCGGGGAGCATAACAATCGACGGGTTCCAGTGCTCAAAGCCGGGAACAACGAGATCAAAATCGAGATTGAAGACGAGGTGCTCCAATCCGAATTCCCTCGATCCGAAGAACCAGCGAACACCACGATCTCACCGTCGCTCCATAACAAACTCAAGCGCAAATACAACGATGTCCACTACTACGTCCAACTTCGCAAACTGAACGGTCACGGACCGCTCGTCGAAACCAGCTCTGGAGAAAAACCGAGACAACCCGCGATCGGTGGCACGCCTCGGTATCTCCTTTCGCGGGAGATGTTCGGAAAGTTGCTCTCGGGCGATCGGATCGAGTACACACTGGATATGTTTGATAACCAGAGAATAAGCGCTATAACACTGATAATTCGGGAAGGTACGATACGGAAAAAGTTCTCCAAGGCGGATACAGCGAACGATGTCCCCTCCTACCGTATCACGGTCGATCACGGGGAGGGACCGAACGGCGATCCGTTCATCCAAACGTACTACGCTTCCGAAAAGGCGTACAACAACGCCCAGATCGATGATCAGACGTATTTCGAAGTTATCTTCGAAAATCGGGTCAGACCGACGATAGGAAGCTTTTCTCCCGATCCGTACGGAAGCCTGTAACGGTTCGTCTCCTGAACGATCAGAGACGGCGTCGTTCGGACGTTGACTGCTGGTTAGGCGTTGACCGTCCGTTGAGCAGATCGATAGAATCGATCATCGAGGAGCCAGTATACTGGCAAGATCTTAACACGTATTCTACGTCTTCTGCGGTGAAGTAATAGCAGTATCCGACACCAGTGAGGACCATCAGGACGAACGAATAGAACACCAACGCGGTGTAGATATCTGCCTCAAAAAGGGCAAAATAAATGCCATTAATGAGCAAAAATACGCCGAGTAGCTGTAAGGCCATGTTGGTGCGCTCTACCCATTCCTTCGACTGCCCGACGGCCGGTGTTCGAGAAGTCGCGCCATTCAACGATTCCATGCCTTTCAATTGGGATTACGTACCCAAGAAGCTTCGTCAGACATCCGTCACACACCAAACATCCCATCTGATAACACATCATAGGACACCTAATTCATCAGTTGAAGAGCTTCATGAATGATTGAACCGAAGAATTGGAGATTCGGTCGAAACAGAGATGTTCTTCAATTATGAATACATGAATATGTATAATCGTCGTCTTTGTGACGACAACCCCCATCACACAATCCTTTTATCAGGGGATCTACGACCGTTAACATGGCGAAGGAACCGCACGACCAGACCTTTCTGGAGAAGTTGAACGTACCGGAGGCGTTGACGTTCGACGACGTTCTTTTGCGTCCGACCGAAAGTCACATCGAGCCAGAAGAAGCTGACACGCGGACAAACGTTTCAAAAAACGTTGAATTATCCGTTCCAGTGTTGTCGGCGGCGATGGACACGGTGACCGAAAGCGGGATGGCGACCGAGATGGCTCGCCAGGGTGGACTCGGT
The sequence above is drawn from the Halocatena salina genome and encodes:
- a CDS encoding tyrosine-type recombinase/integrase, whose translation is MSLKPIDPETALDFYLADRQAELSQATLYSHSSRLGHFLRWCDQEDIENLNDLSGRQLHLYRLWRRNEGDLRPVSEKTQMDTLRVFIRWLESIEGVERDLSTKVQSPTLAPTENTRDVMLDAEHAESILTYLEKYEYATLAHVSIALMWHTMMRIGAVHALDVDDYHSDDRYVVVSHRPKTGTPIKNKERGERMVALSDQICELLDDWIADRRPSVCDDHGRQPLLATHYGRVSKSVLRDYVYQWTRPCTYGIPCPHNRDPAECPATDRDHASSCPSSVSPHAIRRGSITHYLHKEIPEKAVSDRANVTQRVIDKHYDRRTEREKMEQRRRYLDGF
- a CDS encoding glycoside hydrolase family 16 protein, producing MTDDSSRGSRDAPTNNRLRRRHFLQTAGVTLGGIWAASTASAAVDSKQVHTQAFDGNEWTLSWREEFDTGSIDQGVWNFETGNNDGWGNNELQYYQRENAWIENDQLVIEAREQGVDGYEYTSARMTTAGKYEKQYGRVDVRARLPQGQGIWPAIWMLGADIGSVGWPNCGEIDIMELIGSDVDTVHGTIHGPSYSGGNSIGGSYTNGSFADAYHVFQLTWYPDAIKFFVDGQHYFTVTLYDVQDSGYEWVFDNGSFFLILNVAVGGDWPGYPDASTSFPQRMEVDYIRVYDWV
- the udk gene encoding uridine kinase, encoding MTAPSFVIGIAGGTGAGKTAVAREVGETVGEAVSILPLDNYYQDHSHLPVEERDQVNYDHPSAFEWELLAEQIETLLDGTPIEMPQYDFTVHNRTDERVRVEPTEILIVEGILSLFEERLRELYDLCIYVQTDADVRILRRIRRDVIERDRTLEGVMNQYLTTVKPMHERHVEPTKEHADVIIPEGLNHSAVDLITKTIHTEMREQEPPVSDVS
- a CDS encoding N-6 DNA methylase; amino-acid sequence: MSKETTLISAIRDVAENIDKNIDVNSDPQFSHKLSEWMESHGLTRVTDPEGTVCQLACFNCLLKITLYKLYRDAGKDLQPLSSNTDLYSCLTHAHAETQDQAFKENVLDCLIEPVGESVFAPLLEARHHLINREASIDEVGRIFESLVPQEARRRLGQFRTPMYIAEFMADWAVQRGGDQVLDPGIGAGVLTAAMYDAKHTAEGDAHVDEMWGVDLSELATVMSSTALKLTNGEGSPNFIQDDFMETSTEGQPQRPDQQNPHVPPKMDAVVSNPPYSRSHELSREKKNRINRIAEDEAGMEISQKAPMYHYFFVHAAQFLNAGGRMAFITPARFLETNYGITLRTFLLDHFDIHGMILLDGDIPVFENVDTDPCITFLEKNVDEESNCATTFVRADKWPGAEPLFEAVGGDVQGKMSYGFVNQVAQRELMPEFNWTEYIDPESVDAIPGLKPFREIADIKRGIATGKNDYFCLTQAEVDEWGLNEEYLVPLIRRTKGVSDYDLREHENWKQWLRDGDEAWLLYCYDEDGEPITDIDDPELQAYLEHGEENGAANSYLAQNRTPWYVVDQRDAASILVTYMSKDGFQFIHNKAGVVSLNNLHNVFLDGYEDTEVEALLAYLNSSVANAIAKRSGRTYSRGLHKIEPNELKDLPIVDPDDLSTGEATALSRKFREVCEASRDNDRNVDAEMQELDEKVIEVISPGQQTLDLPRRGTD